From Bradysia coprophila strain Holo2 unplaced genomic scaffold, BU_Bcop_v1 contig_145, whole genome shotgun sequence:
ACAAACAGCCAATGCATCCGCAACACAGTTGAAGCCGGACAAGAATTGCGCCGAGGAATCGAGAATTGGGTTGATGGAAGCTCGGTTGATTGGTCTGTTGTCGACATTTCTAGTGGTTCATCCATTTGGTGCAAGCTTGGATTACATATTTTCGTATGTTCAGCGTGCGGCCCCGAATCTTCGACCGAAGGAACTGGAAGAGATTTTAAGCCGATACGGCAGTATATTTAATGAGGAAGTGTCGGGAGTTGGTGCTAAAATTGAACGTAAATGGAAATTCTGTGGTTTTTATGATACTAAAAGTAAACAACACGAGTAAGCTTAACACAAACACaaagaatcaaattttttgtttttcgttttttccttttaattaattttattttttttgcgtttgtatttaatgttatttttatttaaaatttagaacCAGGAACGTTGTTAACCGAATAAACTGTGTTTTTTATGAGTAACGTAGTCACTCTCAAAGATAAAATGTTCTGTGTGGGCTTTCTCATTGTTCACCGCCATCATCATCACCgaaattcatttcttcaatACTGAATTCTCTGACCGTTCCGGGTACAGTATCGAGCGGTTCCAGTGCGTAAACATCTCCATTATTATGACAAGAAACCATCAAAGTTCCGTAATTGTTAGTTTGAATGTCGTTTACGCGACTGTTGGACGGCTGTAACCataattttttgggaaaacaaaTGAATATGCTGTGACTGGAACTAGCCTAACACTTACTTTCAAAGTGAAATACGGCTCGGCATGGTTGAAAGTCAAAtcccaaaattgaattgatccATCGACCTTCCCGATATAAAATCGCGAATATCTAAAAGGTTTGCCATTTTGAAATCACGTAATTACAAAATCTAATCATTTGTTTTGTGTCCAGTCCAGGGTCCAGGGCTGGCTCGAAAAAGACTACTCTGGGCTACGTACTTATAACTCACTTGTAAGAAGCtcggaaattaaaaattttcatacaaaatctaaAACGACCTTCGGCAATCACCCGAATTCACAGTATATCtagtttcaaatgaaattcatgAGAGCAAAGGAATATAGGATCAGGATAGGCTGATAGGTGTCCAATGGTAAGTATCAGGTGAAATTCAGAAGTAGATCGCTATGTGGCAATATCGGAAGTTCCCTACATGTACTAACCTGGTGAGGCTCCAAATGCCACAagtaaattcatttacaatgGATGACACAGTGAAGTAGGGATCGGTATTCATATCTTCATCCCAGACTTTAATGTCACAACCATCGACAGTCAAAATGCATTTGTATGACGACCAATTCTGAACTATAGTGGAGACGGGGTCTTCGTGGCCTCTAATATCGGACAGTTTCTcgatttttccttcatttttgtGTGCGACAATAATTCGTCCATCGCCAGTTCCAATTCGTATGttctttttgtgaattttatcaaattcaaCAGAAGTACAGACACTTTGGTTCGAGGCTGATTCTATGTTGCCTCCATCGAATCGTTCAATTATAAATTGAGATGGAGGTCCATTCATTTTTCGAATGTCCCACCAGAAAACTTCTCCATTAGACGATCCAGTTAGCATTTGATAATTACATTTGTGAGACCATCGCAGACAAGATACGTAGCCATTATGTGTCTGATCCGCAACAATACAAGGCTCGGTGGGATTTCTAACGTCCCATAAGCAGACTTCACCATTTTGTAAACCACCAGCAATTATATTCCAGTATTTCTTGTGGTATGCTAGTGTGCTGCAAGATGATTCGCAGCTCAATTCTACGGATTCGTTCTGAGCTAAAGGTCGAAGTATTATCGGATTGATTAGTTCGCCTTTCCAAATTTTAGTAAAGCTCCTCTAATCACTAATCTAGTAAAACACTTACTTATGTCCCAGACAAGAGGACATATAACCTTTTCTGCTTGTAAAACGGATTGCGAATAAGCTACAGCTATCTTTGGACTTTGTTCAATCGAAATGGAAACCTTGCTGGCTGGACACTTGAAAAgatattcaatgaaaatttctctGTTGTCTAAATGTTACCGGTCAGACCAGGACATCTGTATTCGGATGACGAAAGCACTGCAATACTTTAGCACCGTCAGCGCAGCTATCAAAATAGTTCTCGTAAATATTAACACCTGCATTTTGCATGACTGCTTTCTTCATCGACTGTAACACCAGAGTAACATTTTAGATAGCTCTTCAGCTTCAGTAATGAGAACACCTTGTACCTCCAGATTTCTGGTCATTTCGATTCGATACTCTTCGCTACGTTGGAGTTTCTTTTTGTATCGAAGTGTTTGTTCTTCGTCAGCGATATCGATATCTTTCGCATATCCGCCCTCAACATGACACATACCCGTTGAAACATAGTCTGCACGTTCGGTGTTAACACTGACTGCAGCGAATTGAGTTCTTTCCTCTGTAGACTTGTCCATAGTCCATTTTGCAAGGAAACGTTTTCTTTCATTCTTAACAGGTAGATAATCGGCAAGGACTTCACTTctcaagaaaaatttaacaGGTCGGCCGAACTGACGGCGTTCTTTAACGTAGGTATGTTGCAAAGGTATTTTATCCATTATTTTATacgttgaaaattgaaatcaaatttgtttttcgttggTGGCCTACTAACCTTCTGGGTACATCAATCTTAGTGTTATTAGGCCACCTCAAAACCTGTAGTatctttaaataataaattttagcTAGCCCGGTTAAATAATCCATGCAATGCACATGTACATAATATATAAGCTGACCCAGAGTTCATATCATACCCGCATTTACTTTTTTACATTGGGTTGTTTCTATGGGCAACAGAAGTTTTATTTATCGTAACGTCGTCAGCATAAAAatatcgtaaaatttttagtgTAAATAAGTAAAAAGATGGAATACATTTACCATCGTGAACGTCGCCAGTTTGGCAAACATTGCAATTTTaccgacaaaaataatgtgcTATTCTCGCAGGGAAGCGATCGCGACTTATTTAAGCAATACATCTTACGCGACCCAGTACATCAAACAACTCAATATGGAAAGCAAATGGCTTTTAGTGAAGTCAACACCGAACGGGCAACATATGAAAGCCACGGTGTAAATCATACCGAAGGCGGCTGGCCGAAAGACGTGAGTCTTGCCGATCCAGAACAAACAACCAGATATCGaaggaaaatcgaaaaagatgaattatttctGACGCAAGTTATGGCATTGACCAAACCAATGGAGCACTGCATATTTCAGAATAATGCCATTAACATTTACGAAACGTTTTTCGAAGACTTAGAGCCGGCTCCGTTGCTCGAACGATGTAGTTCAAGAACCTTGAATGTTTATCGAGATCCTTGCGAACAAAAACGGCCCGTAACACATCTGTCGTACTCTCCATGCGGATCGAAATTGGCTGTATCTTATTGCAATCGATTGTTTCAAGGAGACGCCATTAATTTGTCGAACGATTCATATATTTGGGAACTTGGTTTGTTTATAATTCGATCTGACACAGTCAGAGGCTGAGAAATTTTAGCATGAacttgcttcagctgtttttcagttgatccacacatacaatcaaaactggcgCATAaacatgctgaaatttcactgcctctaactgtagtCAAATTTGCTCAAACGTGTTTATTtctatcaaaagaaaatccgaATACGCCACTGTTAACCCTTCAACCACCCAGCCCTAGTATTTGTTTAGAATATAATCAGAAGGATCCAACAACCTTGATCAGCGGATTGTTAAGTGGTCAAGTGGCGTCGTGGGATACACGAACCGATAAGGACCCAGTTAGCATTAGTGAGCGAGAAGTGTGTCACCGGGAAGCTGTTAATTCAGTAAGTAAATGGCCTGAAAAATAGTAAGAAAAATCAGCCTTCGTTTAAGTAGTCGACGATAAAAACCGGTGATGAGCTCTAGCTAATGTCACACTTTATTATAAAAGACTACGTTAGCTAGAGCTATTCGCTGGTTTATTGTAGAacaaaatgaagtactagatgaGAAAGccaaatcttttgaaaattctcagACCTAAAGAGGCGATACGTCTCCTCTGGGAAGAATAATAATTTAGGTTGCTTGTTGACAGAAAGTTAAGTACAGAAATAGCTAGTAAACCATACTGTTTCATATTCATTCCTGCACAGATTCAATGGATAAACTCGAAAAGTggaactgaatttttttctggCTCTTCTGATGGACAGGCTATTTGGTTATAGAACTTATTGACGACTGAACAGCAATGATTGATAAAAATACCGATTTTCTTTACGTAGGTGGGACACGAGGAAACTGAATGAACCTCTAGAACGTCTCTACATGGATCCCATAAAAACAGATGAACAAGTCCTATCGAGGTCGTACGGTATATCAGTTCTAGAATATGAGACTACAATGCCAActaaattcatgtaattcatttcgttttctCACATCCCTTTGAATGATAATAATTCTGTGTCTTCGCTTACTTGCTGTTTCTGTTATTAGGTGCGGCACAGACATGGGTATGTTATTCTCTTGTAACAGGAAAGGAAAGACCCCAATAGAGAAGATAACGACTAGGGTGAGTTGTTGAGCTTGTGCGTTATCATATTTTTTCGGGACTGAACTGAACCGATTTCTATGAGAGATATAAGATACTTATCGAGGAActtcacataatttttcatctaCTTTTCAGATGATGTGTCACCTGGGCCCtgtgagtttttatttttatacctaAACTTTGCACATATGAATGCGAAACTATCCTTTTGATCTCGAATGAACAGGTCTATTCGATAACCAGAAATccatcatttttgaaaaactttttaacaGTTGGCGACTGGACGGCCAGAATTTGGTCAGAGGATTGTCGTGAAAGTTCCATCATATGGACGAAGCACCAAATTTCGATGCTAACAGATGGTGTATGGAGTCCTACGAAATGTTCAATGTTCTATATTAGTCGAATGGATGGCGTTTTAGATGCTTGGGATCTATTGCAGCAACAAAATGAGCCGATATTAAGTATCAAAGTTTGTGACGAACCATTGCTATGTAGGTTGATTTCGACTGTAAGGCaattggttttgatttttaatttaaattaaaccaCCCACTGCTACAGGCCTACGCACTCATGAGGGCGGAAAACTAATAAGTGGTGGTAGTGAAAATGGAGCAACATTTCTAATTGAGGTGTCGGATAATATGGCAACAAGTTTGAAAAACGACAAACCACTATTGACGGCTATGTTCGAGAGAGAAAATAAACGAGAAAAGATTTTGGAAGCCAAATTACGTGAAATCAAGCTAAAAGTCAAGACTGCCCAGATGGCCCATGACGACAACGATGAAACGAAACTGGCCAAGGCCAACGCCACCAATGGTATGATTTGTGCAATTGTTATTTGTACCGAATTTTCATCCAATTTGAATGTCCCATATTCGCATAGCCGCTTGTCTTCAAGCGGAACAGGAATACTTCAAGGGTGTCGAAAAGGagaaatcgaaaatgtttccGAAATTGTTCAAACGGAAAAAGAAACAGAAAGAGGATGGATGTGACGCTGAGGAGGAGCTATCGGAGTCTGACGGCTCACTTGTCTCTGAATAATGAATTTCCtataaaatgaatagaaaatcccgaataatttaaaagaatttattcAACGATTAAGTAGGTAAATGAAGTCATTAGAATTTGAGTTGCGACTTGCAGCACGTACAAAATCTGAAGGTAATAAAACGGTTTATTATACAAAAACGTTATTTTTCTCATTATTGGTTTACCTGAATTACCTAAGACAATCGAACCCCTCCACCACCGGGACATTCTTTTTCCGATAAAACCGAtagatctaaaaaaaaaacgatcaaagaaaattcttgaGCTTTTGCTTGCATTGAGAGCAGCCCCACACTTACGTTTATCATTTTCGCAATTGTAGTTTCGCATTACGCACGCATTACCAAACGTCTTTGATGTTTCACCGGGTGCACCGGCACAAACTGGATCATATTCCATCGAACAAACAGTTTTACACTCTTTTGGTCGTGGCTTTTCAGCTGTTAGAACAATCATCACCATGCAACTGACTGAAagaacattttgattttagtaaaaaatcTCTAATCTATTGTGTGCTTCTGGTCAAATCGCTCAAActtcaattcatttaaattgcaATGGATTTCCAGGGCATTAATCACTAATGCGCCGCATAGGCTACCGAATTTGATTCTAAAATGAGCAAAAAAAGTTCAACTGGACAATTATTTGTTCTGTTGTGTCGGTACGGTTTGATGAAGATGACCTTTTTACTCTACTAACATTACTTATACAATTTATGATACACACGCGCTACACAAATAGCGATATTATCAGAGCGAAATAAATTGGACGATTTGTTGAAATCgcacaattatttaaataatttacattttcaattcggATAATTTAGAAATATACGAAATGATTGGGGCTGAATTTGACAAACATGTTTTTTAATTGACGCTAGaaaagttgtaaaattttgttttcctttcGATTAATAACTGTTTTTTAGCGATCAATTCCCCTTTTTCCTCCAGTGATGAATCGTCGGATGATTATCGTCACATACGTCTGTTATCGAAACTCGAAACGACGACAAATATAATGACAAGAACTGGGTAATgatcctttatatagtaaaatacatgttgaaaaaattgaagtacaagatttgaaatcaacagattaaaagtAATTTGATCAATGGAAGGAATAGACCTAGAAAAtagataataatactggtcatatggttgccgtctgtaacaggttaaatgcATGCATGTAACacatattttaatttcattacacAGATGATGGGCCTCATAAACCACGATTTTCTCGAGCaaaatggcattttttttaaaccaccCAGAAAGTGACTAAATATATGAATGCAGTTATGCtcaaaatgaattattattaaagTGTGACATCACTTCTATAGTGACAAACATCTTATTCAGTTAAATAAAAACCGGTTTGTTAATCGATGTGAAAATTTGTCGTGAAAACCATCAACGCCGAAATCCGACGGTCGCATAATGGGTTTttctcaaacaaaatattttaattttgtatcaTTGGAGCTTTGGAGCGGTAATTAAAGCTCGTATGTAAAAGACTGATTTTTGAGCAATACCTTTCAATTCGTTAAAAATGTAGGACTCAATGTTTCGGAGAATTGTGAGATTCGACGAATTTTTTAACTCTAGGATCCCTAGAATCCTTCGTTCATATCATTCAACAGTCACTTTTCAgatacatttaaaaaagaaatgagaggaacattgaatgacaaaaatatgcaCTGCCTGACTGCTTCTGGTTAGTGTTCTTTTGAAGAGCAATGTGTACGTTTAAACCATTGAAGTAAAACACTTTCCATGAAACATTATAAAAAGTTGTTTATGCCACagataaataacaaaattaatgaTTAATTAGCGCTCCACGACAaccgtttctaaaagtttaattataattaaaaatcgacgagatcagtcaaaaaaaggaaaatcgatATTGCATGCAGGAAACTACACTTGAGGTGTAACAATCAACTACACAATTATCTAtacaatttattcaaattaatcagATTCATTATCAACGTCAAAACTATTTAAAACAAATCCAAACACTTCAATACTCGAATAGTGTAACAGCATTCAAACATACTCATAACGATGAACAGTATTTGCTTCATTTCTGCAGGTGCTTCGAATAAAAACTTCAGTTTTGATACGTCGAAAATCGAACTTATAAAATACTGATGCGGCTCGGTTCGTCTCTAATTTTCAACTGAATCTTAACCGGTATAAcgttgcaaatttatttacgtgataaatttttccatgaaaaatcatatcatCAGACAGACCtgctaaacaaaaattgattggacaaataaaattaattctaaACGCTTGTTTTTGCTCGTTTGtggttttttttgcaatatgAGCAGGGCAGTAACTATAAAGAGGGCTACTCTTGACTTGAATCTtccgacttttttttactattcTTTCTTCAAATGTTGTTCAACCTAAAGGAATTGTTAGAATGTGTTTCGATTCTGATTAGTCTCAATGGCTTTCCACTACATATATCTCGAAGGTATAATTATCGTATTTCAATTAACGTGAAAATGGATGGGGAAAAACAGCACAAACAGTTCACTGAACTTATCGcgtttcatcaaattttgcaATGAATCGGCAAGCGGTCCCGTTCTAAAATGAAATAGTTATCTAGATACGATCCTGATCAGTACCACTTTTTGCCAACAATTTAGTTTTGTTGGTAAAATACCAGAATTCATTGACGTAGAAACTCCGAGATTTCAATCAACTTCAATTAGTTTCAATTGTTGAGAACCGAACACCATCCTTTGATATCAACAATCTAAACTAATCGAGTTATTATTGCTATCAcagtaattttttaattttattaaccgAAAGCACATCAAACAAATAAAgttcaaacaaacaatttagTTATGcagcaaaaacatttcaaaatctttGTGTCTCTGTGCCCCGCCTCTACTTTCG
This genomic window contains:
- the LOC119074233 gene encoding dynein intermediate chain 3, ciliary-like, producing MDKIPLQHTYVKERRQFGRPVKFFLRSEVLADYLPVKNERKRFLAKWTMDKSTEERTQFAAVSVNTERADYVSTGMCHVEGGYAKDIDIADEEQTLRYKKKLQRSEEYRIEMTRNLESMKKAVMQNAGVNIYENYFDSCADGAKVLQCFRHPNTDVLCPASKVSISIEQSPKIAVAYSQSVLQAEKVICPLVWDITQNESVELSCESSCSTLAYHKKYWNIIAGGLQNGEVCLWDVRNPTEPCIVADQTHNGYVSCLRWSHKCNYQMLTGSSNGEVFWWDIRKMNGPPSQFIIERFDGGNIESASNQSVCTSVEFDKIHKKNIRIGTGDGRIIVAHKNEGKIEKLSDIRGHEDPVSTIVQNWSSYKCILTVDGCDIKVWDEDMNTDPYFTVSSIVNEFTCGIWSLTRYSRFYIGKVDGSIQFWDLTFNHAEPYFTLKPSNSRVNDIQTNNYGTLMVSCHNNGDVYALEPLDTVPGTVREFSIEEMNFGDDDGGEQ
- the LOC119074235 gene encoding dynein intermediate chain 3, ciliary — its product is MEYIYHRERRQFGKHCNFTDKNNVLFSQGSDRDLFKQYILRDPVHQTTQYGKQMAFSEVNTERATYESHGVNHTEGGWPKDVSLADPEQTTRYRRKIEKDELFLTQVMALTKPMEHCIFQNNAINIYETFFEDLEPAPLLERCSSRTLNVYRDPCEQKRPVTHLSYSPCGSKLAVSYCNRLFQGDAINLSNDSYIWELENPNTPLLTLQPPSPSICLEYNQKDPTTLISGLLSGQVASWDTRTDKDPVSISEREVCHREAVNSIQWINSKSGTEFFSGSSDGQAIWWDTRKLNEPLERLYMDPIKTDEQVLSRSYGISVLEYETTMPTKFMCGTDMGMLFSCNRKGKTPIEKITTRMMCHLGPVYSITRNPSFLKNFLTVGDWTARIWSEDCRESSIIWTKHQISMLTDGVWSPTKCSMFYISRMDGVLDAWDLLQQQNEPILSIKVCDEPLLCLRTHEGGKLISGGSENGATFLIEVSDNMATSLKNDKPLLTAMFERENKREKILEAKLREIKLKVKTAQMAHDDNDETKLAKANATNGMICAIVICTEFSSNLNVPYSHSRLSSSGTGILQGCRKGEIENVSEIVQTEKETERGWM
- the LOC119074234 gene encoding PI-actitoxin-Avd5a-like, coding for MKQILFIVMISCMVMIVLTAEKPRPKECKTVCSMEYDPVCAGAPGETSKTFGNACVMRNYNCENDKHLSVLSEKECPGGGGVRLS